A DNA window from Onthophagus taurus isolate NC chromosome 1, IU_Otau_3.0, whole genome shotgun sequence contains the following coding sequences:
- the LOC139429056 gene encoding uncharacterized protein: MLILILISIVVATPEQGFEINRIESNPGLYFEQIHALSLYNTVWKLYNSIDLRSYKELYQLVTVSSLKTNEICNSNREVLPDQFCYTFTSVMNATLERLKQNDLLVADLLATTNNNVRNKRGAVNIIGGAAKLLFGTLDAEDGAMFNKKINYLEENQNKLIELSKYQVSTFESAMNALNTTKNNPIYRKLQTKLEHITDYIEKISNSVNNATAKIKLYQTIDESVLLFDLLANHFSQYQGNLLEILINAHQGIIHPLLLSPAKLVSELQKIQNLIPTDSTFPVTLILANSHELYKLLKLSVYRNGEIIYFIVRVPLTNRDVYDLVKVTSLPVRLDKDLFSFIVPSKSYLVIDNNKQQFFQTDIDYVKSCITLNEKLLCEQKEPLHFVAASENCEISIYSKSKISESCDKRLIHLLHPLFVKNEAPNSWIFAAPKATSLQINCKFSKSSIELNNTGILNLQPKCVAYADNVILQSFNEIKQITNFITPFIPKINMTEAFWKSKINFANVPKYNYSLMSNNLISLSKFSVSLSHLKDKQKELVPNVHDVHHYVSIYVLLIIFIIVTIVIIVLRKLKKEKPVDVVQPTQNSAESVDTIEICSNPSYKFPN, from the coding sequence ATGCTGATACTAATCCTAATCTCTATAGTGGTCGCCACGCCGGAGCAGGGATTTGAGATAAATCGAATAGAATCAAATCCTGGCCtctattttgaacaaataCACGCCTTATCTCTTTACAACACTGTTTGGAAACTGTATAACTCAATAGATCTTAGAAGTTATAAAGAACTGTATCAACTAGTCACTGTTAGTTCCTTAAAAAccaatgaaatttgtaatagtAATAGAGAGGTACTTCCTGATCAATTTTGTTACACATTCACTTCTGTAATGAATGCGACTCTTGAAAGATTAAAACAGAATGATCTTCTTGTAGCTGACCTTTTAGCCACtactaataataatgtaagAAACAAACGGGGTGCAGTTAATATTATTGGCGGAGCAGCCAAATTGCTTTTCGGTACATTGGATGCTGAAGACGGTGCTATGttcaataaaaagattaattatttagaggaaaatcaaaataaactcATTGAGTTATCAAAATATCAAGTGTCGACTTTCGAAAGTGCCATGAATGCCTTGAACACTACTAAGAATAATCCTATTTACCGGAAATTACAAACTAAATTAGAACATATTACAGattatatcgaaaaaatatcaaattctgTTAATAATGCCACCGCAAAAATAAAGCTTTATCAAACTATTGACGAAAGTGTACTACTTTTCGATTTACTTGCAAATCATTTTAGTCAATATCAAGGTAATTTACTAGAAATCCTTATAAATGCCCATCAAGGAATTATCCACCCTTTGTTATTAAGCCCAGCAAAATTAGTTTCGGAACtgcagaaaattcaaaatttaattcccACAGATTCGACCTTTCCAGTCACTCTCATTTTAGCAAATTCTCATGAATTGTACAAACTTTTGAAACTGTCAGTATATCGAAATGGAGAAATAATATATTTCATAGTGCGTGTACCATTAACCAACCGCGACGTTTACGATTTAGTAAAAGTGACAAGTCTCCCAGTGCGTTtagataaagatttatttagttttattgtgCCATCGAAATCGTATTTAGTAATAGATAATAAtaagcaacaattttttcaaactgATATAGATTATGTTAAGTCATGTATtactttaaatgaaaaattactttgtgAACAAAAAGAACCTTTACATTTCGTAGCTGCCAGTGAGAACTGCGAAATATCAATTTAtagtaaaagtaaaatatCAGAATCATGCGACAAACgattaatacatttattacaCCCTTTATTCGTAAAAAATGAAGCTCCAAATTCTTGGATTTTTGCAGCCCCTAAGGCGACATCCctacaaataaattgtaaatttagtAAATCGTCGATTGAATTAAATAACACAGGAATTTTAAATCTACAACCAAAATGTGTAGCTTATGCTGACAATGTAATTTTACAATCATTTAACGAAATTaagcaaattacaaattttattactccttttattccaaaaattaatatgactGAAGCGTTTTGGAAGTCAAAGATAAATTTTGCTAATGTTCCCAAGTACAATTATTCGTTAATGTCAAATAACTTAATAAGTTTAAGTaaatttagtgttagtttaagTCATTTAAAAGATAAGCAAAAAGAATTAGTTCCAAATGTTCACGATGTACATCATTATGTATCCATTTATgtattattgataatttttataattgttacCATTGTAATAATAGTAttgcgaaaattaaaaaaagaaaaacctgtAGACGTAGTACAGCCTACTCAAAATTCTGCCGAATCCGTAGATACAATAGAAATTTGCAGCAACCCTTCCTACAAATTTCCTAATTAA